The region AGAAGCCCACCTCTCCGTCAGAATCACCTGCTGTCTCTGTCCAACGGAAAACAACAAcgtgaataaaaataaatactaaatactagCTGCTGCAGTTTCACTCATCACTctggagtgaagctgctgtgagtCAGTCTACTTTCAGGCTGTCAAACTGTTAAATACATTCATACTTTTTGATACCCAAACAATATGATAGTGGTTATTTTAATAATCGGAAAAGGACCAGAgttaaaaaagcaacaactaCAAAAGGTTACTTTTAGTTATAAAAGAGAGGTCCAGTCACATCCACAGGTCGGTAAATACTGACGTTTGTCAAGTCCTTTTAGTGTCTCATAAAGatgcaaacattacatttatatcTCAGACAGACAGCGAGCAGAGGGGgtgacactgtctaaattgcataaatacattggcaacatttcagtaccCAAAAGTtgtcaatgtgtttgtgcaatttagaaagTGAGCAGAAATTTGTCTGCACTTTTGGCATttcaaaacaagacattttcttATATTGAAGTGCTTTTAGTGcgattttacttttttttgccgTGGTATCAGAACAGGTAAtgatatcgtttgatttttttttgatggtgTCATATCAAAGTTTCAAATTCGGGGATTGTGACAACCCTAGCGTCCTTTACTTTGTTCTGAGCGTAGGCCGTGGTGCCGTCGAACGTCCCCTTCTCAAACTGCAGGTCGTCCACGTTCATCTTCTGTGTGAGCATGCCGCCTGATGAAACGGTGACCTGGGAGGAGAAACCAGCCAAGACTAAACTTTAgataaaaaaactcaaacacacatactgtgAGTATAAATGTCTGATTATAAAACATctgatagatttttttattgtcactcGTGTTGGACATGATGACTCATGTTTTCTTTGGTCAAAATTGAACACACCACTCTCGCGTCTTCCACCTTCTCCAGAGCAGGTATCAACACCGTGGTCAGGATGTACGTACCTGAAAATAAAGGTAAGAAATGATTATCTGTATTAACTTCAACAGCTAACCATTCAATTCATTAGATCTCTTTTACTCCAACGTAAAGCTGCAACAACTGGATAATTAACCGACTAGTcgatcaaagaaaataaaaagctgacttttttttttacaattctttATCATTCAGGcaaaagtgttttaaagatttaagagGAATATCCATTTATCTGGACAATAATCATGAGCTGACTATGTAGACGTGGTGACAATCAATTTCTAAACTTTTTCTTAtcagatcagtggttctcaacaggTGGGTCGGGACACAGAAGTGGGTCATGAATGTGTgctggggagaaaaaaaagatgatgtcaaACAGggggcttaaagagacagcagctgaaattaaaagtttcaggcagaggctgaaatgaggatTTCTTACTGACGCCAGTTTCAGATAaataagggttagggttagggttttttCATCTCGCAACACGACTCAATAgatgtcccagactgacataacTAATGGTTAAAGTGAGtagaatagatctcctttaaatcaatctgattggttgaaaaatatcagaaatttgggatGCGATTTTTCATGGAGGGCTTGGGGATTATCTAAGACTTTACTTGGGTCAGTGTTTTTTCATCACCTttatgatgtaaacatgcagcatgtttcataaaataaatgtgttactGTCCAGTGCAGAGCATCGAACATCAATGAGTCTGTTTGTGACTGAGGTACGTGTCAGCAGCAAAGAGTTTCCAGAGCTGTCaaagattcattttatttttttcggtACAAATCACATTTTAGTCGATCCTCTTTCTCAAAGCTTTTGTGTCAACGTTTAAAGTTTCGTCTAAACACACTGTTGTCGTGGAATCACTACCTTAActttcacttcaacttgtatTTTATAAATATCTTACCGAGTGTATTTGTGGCAAAGTTCTTCTCCAGGCCCTCCTCAGTCAACTCTCTCTGGTTCACCATACAGCCTGCATTGTTTATCTGGAGAACATGACAGGTGAATAAACAACAAGTGTGTGCATtacatataaacaaacacaaacacaaacatatcgtCCCACCTACCAGCACATGCAGGGTGTTACTTTCTGTGAAGTTCAGAGCAAACGCCCACACCTGTCTCGCACTCGACATATCGACCACGTGGACGTGAACATCctgggggggaaaaacacagcaaacatgaAATACAGTCAATATTTGGAAAGAAGAGCTTTTAATCACttgtgggactttttttttaaaagaatttaaaaacatttctgtgttggtgatagatgaataaaaaaagtcagattATTATgtaattcattcatcttgaccAGTTGCTTTTGTTACACAACAAATCTAAGACAGAGGGATGTTGTTCATCTCCTATAGGAAGAGGGACTTTCCTGATGTTAACAGGTAATGTATCCCTCCTTCagtacagacagacatacaacaTGTCTCACCTGGTTTTTACTCTTTTCTACTATTTCTTCTTTTGCTGCATCTGCTCGGCCTTTGTTTCGACACACCATGTGAACCGTTCCtcctgcagaataaaaaacatttgaaacatatCAGTGGACCATGCAGCAGAGACTTCCATCACCTCACAGATAAAACCTTATGTGCAGTACTCCGTGCAATATCTACACAGTTCAACAATGCTCATGTATACttgtaaatattgttcataTATTCAACTTCCTGTGCTTGTATATAGCTTAATTTGTCTTCAGATACCCTACTTATTCTATCTATCCTACCTAgttatgaaaaagactgaaataaatattgatgCCTTTTTCCATCCACCCATTATCTACACCTcttttcctgttcggggtcgcaggagggctggagccgatcccagctgtcattgggcgagaggcggggtaacaccctggactgttcacctgtcaatcacagtgcTGACATGTAGAGGCAAACAACCAGCCATACTATCTATGACCCAAAAAGCACAGAGGACTATCAGCGACTCGATTGGCGTATTCTCTGTAACTTGTTAGGCCTTAAGTGTTTCCACAGAGAGTGTCACAAGTGTCAGATGACTTTGCGCTGAAGAAACTGTCTTTTTCCAATTTCCACAGCAAAGAGTCACCTTGAGATGTGATACAtttagctgtttaaaaaaagcaggatgagatttttgtcacaaaacacaaccaaacatGTACGGGACAAGATGAGCAAAGACACTGGataaacggggggggggggggggggggggggggctgcaaaATCGACAGAATTCCTCACAGATGATCTGAGACCTGCAGCAGCTAGGAGTCGATGACTTTAAGTTGTCTCACAAAAGGTTTCTATCcaggacattaaaaaaaaaaaggatttataCAGAGACCAAGAGAGGTACTAGTTCTTACACTGAGAGCTTGTCTGGTGCCACACCTTGTAGCTCTTACAAAAAGTAGAAGAACTTCTCTTCTTCTAGCTAAAGAAATAAGAAGGCCTAACTTTAAAACCCTCACCTCTGTTGGCGATTTCCTGCGCTGTGGCTTTCCCTATCCCGCTGTTTGCTCCTGTGATCATGAAGGACCTGCCGCTCAGGTTCACGTCCAGGTCAGCTGGAGCAAAATGCTTCGCTGCAGCTTCATAGCCACTCCTGTTAATATGAAGGGTAGGAGAGTAAATACACGTAGAGGACGTTTTATGATACTTGACTTGATCCCGTtctttgacaaaacaaaaccatgtATGCATCATATAAAGAGAATCTTGGTTTGGAAATAGACACAATTTAAACGTTTTACTCCATCACTCATGGATGA is a window of Labrus mixtus chromosome 13, fLabMix1.1, whole genome shotgun sequence DNA encoding:
- the dhrs12 gene encoding dehydrogenase/reductase SDR family member 12; protein product: MSIYRNAVWFMKGLQEYTKSGYEAAAKHFAPADLDVNLSGRSFMITGANSGIGKATAQEIANRGGTVHMVCRNKGRADAAKEEIVEKSKNQDVHVHVVDMSSARQVWAFALNFTESNTLHVLINNAGCMVNQRELTEEGLEKNFATNTLGTYILTTVLIPALEKVEDARVVTVSSGGMLTQKMNVDDLQFEKGTFDGTTAYAQNKRQQVILTERWASEHKKIHFSSMHPGWADTPAVQTSMPSFHAKMQSKLRTEAMGADTAVWLAMSPAAIKQPSGLFFQDRKAVATHLPLAYSRSTPQDEQKLLTALKEFADKFKP